A window of the Polaribacter sp. HaHaR_3_91 genome harbors these coding sequences:
- a CDS encoding transposase — translation MSRKYKFGEKSGAYFISFATVNWIDVFTRDAYFWCIIESLDYCRKHKGMEIYGYCIMPSHIHLIFRSALNDPSGLIRDFKGFTSKKMLKEIEENPQESRKEWMLWMFERAGKKNSNVTNKQFWQQHNQPIEIWSLKVFEQKLKYIHNNPLETGFVTDPIDWKYSSARNYGNDDSTILEIDLN, via the coding sequence ATGAGTAGAAAATATAAATTTGGAGAAAAATCAGGAGCTTATTTTATCAGTTTTGCTACGGTAAATTGGATAGATGTATTTACAAGAGATGCTTATTTTTGGTGTATTATAGAATCTTTAGATTATTGCAGAAAGCATAAGGGAATGGAAATTTACGGATATTGTATAATGCCAAGTCACATACATTTAATTTTTCGTTCCGCATTAAATGATCCCTCTGGATTAATTAGAGATTTTAAAGGTTTTACTTCAAAAAAAATGTTGAAAGAGATTGAAGAGAATCCGCAAGAAAGCAGAAAAGAATGGATGCTTTGGATGTTTGAACGTGCTGGAAAAAAGAATAGTAATGTTACCAATAAACAATTTTGGCAACAACACAATCAACCAATTGAAATTTGGTCTTTAAAGGTATTTGAGCAAAAACTAAAATATATTCATAATAATCCTTTAGAAACCGGATTTGTAACTGATCCAATCGATTGGAAATATAGCAGCGCTAGAAATTATGGCAATGACGATTCTACTATCCTAGAAATTGATTTGAATTAG
- a CDS encoding patatin family protein: MKKALVISGGGSKGAFAGGVAQYLMKKEKKDYDIYIGTSTGSLMVSHLALGKLDELKKLYTNVNQKTIFSNNPFKIKKVAGEKVVTIRHLNTFWNFLNGRKTFGESKNLRTLIKKKITKEIYNEIRENNKEVVVTVSNLTANQIEYKSINDCTYDDFCDWIWGSCNYVPFMSLLEKNNCQYADGGFGSLVPIREAILRGATEIDAIILETEVTQFNKLPATNPFSLLFDVFDFMLAHVERHNITIGKLAATNKNIKLNLYYTPTVLTTNSLVFDETLMRKWWKSGYKYAKSKREELMSEFRPDVLTDQEIEEGLDDLEDLNL, translated from the coding sequence ATGAAAAAAGCATTGGTAATTTCAGGAGGAGGAAGTAAAGGGGCATTTGCAGGCGGAGTTGCACAATACTTAATGAAAAAAGAAAAAAAAGATTACGATATATATATTGGTACTTCTACGGGAAGTTTAATGGTTTCTCACTTAGCTCTTGGAAAATTAGATGAACTAAAAAAATTATACACGAATGTAAATCAAAAAACTATTTTCAGTAATAATCCTTTTAAAATTAAAAAAGTAGCTGGAGAAAAAGTGGTTACTATTCGGCATTTAAATACCTTTTGGAACTTTTTAAACGGAAGAAAAACTTTTGGAGAGAGTAAAAACTTACGGACTTTAATTAAGAAAAAAATTACCAAAGAAATATATAATGAGATTAGAGAAAACAATAAAGAGGTTGTTGTAACAGTTTCTAATTTAACAGCCAATCAAATTGAATATAAATCTATTAACGATTGCACCTATGACGATTTTTGTGATTGGATTTGGGGATCTTGCAACTATGTGCCTTTTATGAGTTTGTTAGAAAAAAATAATTGTCAGTATGCAGACGGTGGTTTTGGGTCTTTAGTGCCTATCAGAGAAGCTATTTTACGTGGTGCCACAGAAATTGATGCTATTATCTTAGAAACAGAAGTTACTCAGTTTAATAAGTTGCCCGCTACAAATCCGTTTTCTTTATTGTTTGATGTGTTCGATTTTATGTTGGCACACGTAGAAAGACACAATATTACCATAGGTAAATTAGCTGCTACTAATAAAAATATTAAACTAAATTTGTATTACACTCCAACGGTTTTAACTACCAATTCTTTAGTTTTTGATGAAACTTTAATGCGTAAATGGTGGAAATCTGGTTATAAATATGCAAAGTCTAAGAGAGAAGAATTAATGAGTGAATTTAGACCCGATGTTTTAACAGATCAAGAAATAGAAGAAGGTTTAGACGATTTAGAGGACTTAAATTTGTAA
- a CDS encoding M1 family metallopeptidase codes for MMIKKVLFIVLILVSTISFAQNYTTYKPERDKINDLVHTKLKVDFNFNEKQLNGEAWVTAKPHFYATNKITLDAKAMVIHQVSLDNKKLDYNYDDASIVIDLPKEYKKDEEFTLYIKYTARPEKVQQKGSAAITDAKGLYFINADGSDKNKPTQIWTQGETEASSCWFPTIDSPNQKTTQEIYITVPDKFVTLSNGKLESSIKNGTNRTDYWKMDQKHAPYLFFMGVGEYEVIKDSYKNIPVDYYVEKEYAPYAKDIFGLTPEMIGFFSDILGVEYPWNKYSQIVGRDYVSGAMENTTAVIHGEQAYQTPGQLIDENTQENTIAHELFHHWFGDLVTSESWSNLTLNESFANYSEYLWREHKYGKLDADMHLFEDSQAYLDGQNTDKHLVRFNYVDKEDMFDLVSYNKGGAILHMLRNYLGDEAFFLGLKTFLTENKYQAAEVHQLRLVFEKITGKDLNWFFNQWYFGAGHPRIEVSYDYNTIQKKVTVNLLQLNVNEFKFPLAIDIFENGKKTRHNVFVNGNDASFTFPYTKQPTLIQINADGVLLSEITENKVLSDYIFQLKNAENYQHRREALLEVAKKQEEKDAFNAVEGAMSDASYKIRILALQKIDLINKFSKKDAIHKIMQMANNDEKTLVQATAIETLGKLTDPELKGIFEKGLQSKSYSVIGKSLVAMYYIDKPTAVAKSRELPDEIRKILATPLTRIYIEEKDENELPFIAKSVLSGMFLTGDDATKNLYQKAFKQISESNNSEAIQNLVDDMVVKGNQYKSFNFDKVVINLMRTMISDQKAKDTDNKVRNTEIIKEGMAKLL; via the coding sequence ATGATGATTAAAAAAGTGCTGTTTATTGTTTTAATTTTAGTGAGTACGATCAGTTTTGCTCAAAACTATACTACTTATAAACCAGAAAGAGATAAAATTAACGATCTAGTTCATACAAAATTAAAGGTTGATTTTAACTTCAATGAAAAACAGCTAAATGGAGAAGCTTGGGTTACTGCCAAACCTCACTTTTATGCAACTAATAAAATTACATTAGATGCAAAAGCGATGGTTATTCATCAAGTTTCTTTAGATAACAAGAAATTAGACTATAATTATGATGATGCAAGCATTGTTATAGACCTACCAAAAGAATATAAAAAAGACGAAGAGTTTACACTTTATATAAAATATACTGCACGTCCAGAAAAAGTACAACAAAAAGGAAGTGCTGCAATAACCGATGCAAAAGGATTATATTTTATAAATGCTGATGGTTCTGACAAAAACAAGCCAACACAAATCTGGACGCAAGGTGAAACAGAAGCAAGCAGCTGTTGGTTTCCTACCATAGACAGTCCGAATCAGAAAACTACACAAGAAATTTATATTACGGTTCCAGATAAGTTTGTAACACTTTCTAACGGAAAATTAGAAAGTTCAATTAAAAACGGAACAAACAGAACCGATTATTGGAAAATGGATCAAAAACATGCGCCTTACTTATTTTTTATGGGAGTAGGAGAGTATGAGGTTATTAAAGATTCGTATAAAAATATTCCTGTAGATTACTATGTAGAAAAAGAATATGCTCCGTATGCAAAAGATATTTTTGGTTTAACTCCGGAAATGATTGGTTTCTTTTCGGACATCTTAGGAGTAGAGTATCCTTGGAATAAATATAGCCAAATTGTAGGAAGAGATTATGTTTCTGGTGCAATGGAAAACACAACAGCAGTAATTCATGGAGAACAAGCCTACCAAACACCAGGTCAATTAATTGATGAAAACACACAAGAAAACACCATTGCACACGAGCTTTTTCATCATTGGTTTGGAGATTTGGTTACTTCAGAAAGTTGGTCTAATTTAACGTTAAACGAGTCTTTTGCAAATTACAGTGAATACCTTTGGAGAGAGCATAAGTACGGAAAATTAGATGCAGACATGCATTTATTTGAAGATAGTCAGGCGTATTTAGACGGACAAAATACAGATAAACATTTGGTTCGTTTTAACTATGTGGATAAAGAAGATATGTTCGATTTAGTGAGCTATAATAAAGGTGGTGCTATTTTACATATGTTGCGAAACTATTTAGGTGATGAAGCTTTTTTCTTAGGATTAAAAACATTTTTAACTGAAAATAAATACCAAGCAGCAGAAGTTCATCAATTAAGATTGGTTTTTGAAAAAATAACAGGGAAAGACTTAAACTGGTTTTTTAACCAATGGTATTTTGGAGCAGGACATCCAAGAATAGAGGTTTCTTATGACTATAATACCATTCAGAAAAAAGTAACTGTAAACCTTTTACAATTAAATGTAAATGAGTTTAAATTTCCTTTAGCCATTGATATTTTCGAAAACGGAAAAAAAACAAGACATAACGTTTTTGTAAATGGAAATGACGCTTCTTTTACGTTTCCTTATACAAAACAACCAACGTTAATTCAGATAAATGCTGATGGAGTTTTGCTATCTGAAATAACAGAGAACAAGGTTTTAAGTGATTATATCTTTCAGTTAAAAAATGCAGAGAACTATCAACATAGAAGAGAAGCTTTATTAGAAGTCGCTAAGAAACAGGAAGAAAAAGATGCATTTAATGCAGTTGAGGGAGCAATGAGTGATGCTTCTTACAAAATTAGAATACTTGCTTTACAGAAAATCGACTTAATAAATAAGTTTTCTAAAAAAGATGCCATTCATAAAATAATGCAAATGGCAAATAATGATGAGAAAACATTAGTACAAGCAACCGCTATTGAAACTTTGGGTAAATTAACAGATCCAGAATTAAAAGGTATTTTCGAGAAAGGCTTACAAAGTAAATCGTATTCTGTAATAGGAAAATCTTTGGTTGCCATGTATTATATAGACAAACCAACAGCAGTTGCTAAGTCTAGAGAATTACCAGATGAAATTAGAAAAATATTAGCGACGCCTTTAACACGTATTTACATTGAAGAAAAAGACGAAAACGAATTGCCTTTTATAGCAAAAAGCGTGTTATCTGGTATGTTTTTAACAGGAGACGATGCTACAAAAAACTTGTATCAAAAAGCATTTAAACAAATCTCTGAAAGTAATAATTCTGAGGCAATTCAGAATTTAGTAGATGATATGGTGGTTAAAGGAAATCAATATAAGTCCTTTAATTTTGATAAAGTGGTTATCAATTTAATGAGAACCATGATAAGTGATCAAAAGGCAAAAGACACAGATAATAAAGTTAGAAATACAGAAATTATAAAAGAAGGAATGGCAAAGTTATTATAA
- a CDS encoding oxidoreductase, which produces MKRIFIFIFGFLGLASCAVNYQPREINAITVKEFKIDSVSIRAIQVINKHEVIYAGSNGDIGFFSDSEDSKLTPRVLEVKYQDSIRPNFRSIASNNKAVFALSISNPALLYHLSDGKATLKYTENHEKVFYDALQFFDDNQHGIAVGDPTENCASILLTSDGGDTWSKIPCANLPEFEEGEAFFAASNTNIKTIGSTVWIASGGKKARILKSDDYGNTWQVYDTPIVQGNGPQGIYSIDFNDKNNGIAIGGDYSKPLENKANKAITNDGGLTWTLVANGQNPNYKSSVQYVPKTNGKEVFAVGKTGISFSNNGGLSWVEVSKEAYYAIQFVDKNTAWLSGNNKLGKLILD; this is translated from the coding sequence ATGAAGAGAATATTCATATTTATTTTTGGTTTCCTAGGTTTGGCGTCTTGTGCAGTCAATTATCAACCTAGAGAAATCAATGCTATTACCGTAAAAGAGTTTAAAATAGACAGCGTTAGCATTCGTGCAATTCAGGTTATCAATAAGCATGAAGTTATATATGCAGGTTCTAATGGAGATATTGGTTTCTTTTCAGATAGCGAAGATTCTAAGTTGACACCAAGGGTTTTAGAAGTAAAATATCAAGATTCTATTCGACCGAACTTTAGAAGTATTGCTTCTAATAACAAAGCTGTTTTTGCCTTAAGTATTAGTAATCCTGCTTTATTATATCATCTTTCAGATGGAAAAGCAACTTTAAAATATACAGAAAACCACGAGAAAGTTTTTTACGATGCTTTACAGTTTTTTGATGATAACCAACATGGAATTGCAGTTGGAGATCCTACAGAAAATTGCGCATCTATCCTTTTGACTTCGGATGGTGGAGATACATGGTCTAAAATTCCGTGTGCTAATTTACCTGAATTTGAAGAAGGTGAAGCATTTTTTGCGGCAAGTAACACCAATATAAAAACGATTGGAAGCACGGTTTGGATTGCATCCGGAGGAAAAAAAGCTCGTATTTTAAAGTCTGATGACTATGGAAATACTTGGCAAGTTTATGATACACCAATCGTACAAGGAAATGGACCACAAGGTATTTATTCTATTGATTTTAATGATAAAAATAACGGAATTGCAATTGGTGGTGACTACTCAAAACCTCTAGAAAACAAAGCAAATAAAGCCATAACAAATGATGGCGGACTCACTTGGACTTTAGTTGCAAATGGACAAAACCCTAACTACAAAAGCAGTGTACAGTATGTGCCTAAAACCAACGGAAAAGAGGTTTTTGCTGTTGGTAAAACAGGAATTTCGTTCTCTAATAATGGAGGTCTTAGTTGGGTAGAAGTCAGTAAAGAAGCGTATTATGCAATTCAGTTTGTAGATAAAAATACGGCTTGGTTATCTGGAAACAATAAATTAGGGAAATTGATTTTAGACTAG
- a CDS encoding outer membrane beta-barrel protein, with protein MKQLITAVAAILVSTASFAQFQVSASTGYAMSSAGMKLGATTTETSTENYYGSYGEGSNVQIRGTYFLNEKFGLEIGLGYLHGADQTISKGNVDNNGNYDENIDVDAVARARAFGASASMVYNFTENFYGRIGALIKVGGKTEAVAYRKEVFSDPVAAAQGLPSGSYSETNFVEDYHGQFPLGFVGALGYSFDLDEHFSLFVEAEYYGISLKRKDSEITEFNSNIHTPDDNIVAVLTLDDLPLIPQGIYKNTTYVDELPHNNTDGSKKLSQKVPYSSFGLNFGVTYKFSGSSK; from the coding sequence ATGAAACAATTAATTACAGCAGTAGCAGCAATTTTAGTTAGTACAGCTTCTTTCGCACAATTTCAAGTATCTGCAAGCACAGGATACGCAATGAGTAGTGCAGGAATGAAATTAGGAGCAACTACAACAGAAACTAGTACCGAAAATTATTATGGTAGTTACGGAGAAGGTTCAAATGTTCAGATAAGAGGTACCTACTTTTTAAATGAAAAATTTGGATTAGAAATAGGTTTAGGATATTTACACGGTGCAGACCAAACAATATCAAAGGGAAATGTTGATAATAATGGAAACTATGATGAAAATATAGATGTAGATGCAGTTGCAAGAGCTCGTGCATTTGGAGCCTCTGCTTCTATGGTATATAATTTTACAGAGAACTTTTACGGACGTATTGGTGCTTTGATAAAAGTTGGTGGTAAAACTGAAGCTGTTGCTTATAGAAAAGAGGTTTTTTCAGACCCAGTAGCTGCAGCGCAAGGATTACCAAGTGGTTCTTATTCAGAAACCAATTTTGTAGAAGATTATCACGGACAATTTCCTTTAGGATTTGTAGGTGCATTGGGATATTCATTTGATTTAGATGAACATTTTTCTCTTTTTGTTGAAGCAGAATATTACGGAATTAGTTTGAAAAGAAAAGATTCTGAGATAACAGAATTTAATTCAAATATACACACACCTGATGATAATATAGTTGCAGTTCTTACTTTAGATGATTTACCTTTAATACCACAAGGTATTTATAAAAATACAACTTATGTAGATGAATTACCTCATAACAATACTGATGGTTCTAAAAAATTATCTCAAAAAGTACCTTATTCTTCTTTCGGATTAAACTTTGGAGTTACTTATAAATTTAGTGGTTCTAGTAAATAA
- a CDS encoding DUF4252 domain-containing protein: MKNITKILSLLLLVLMITSCKNEKSLQGYLVESQEKSGFITVDIPTSFLQLKSEVVSDEVKQTLKSIRKVNVVALPIKGNEAAYEVEKIKLKSIFKDNEDYKSLMSLKAQGMNVSIYYTGDTESIDEVIAFGYGNEIGVGVARLLGDNMNPAKIIEMMNNVKFDGDNVNLEQFSAIFKGK, translated from the coding sequence ATGAAAAATATAACCAAAATACTTTCACTTTTATTACTTGTTTTGATGATTACTTCATGTAAAAATGAAAAATCATTACAAGGATATTTAGTCGAAAGTCAAGAAAAATCAGGTTTTATAACTGTAGATATTCCTACAAGCTTTTTGCAGTTAAAATCGGAAGTTGTTTCAGACGAAGTAAAACAAACGTTAAAAAGTATACGAAAAGTTAACGTAGTAGCTTTGCCAATTAAAGGAAATGAAGCAGCGTATGAAGTTGAGAAAATTAAATTAAAAAGTATTTTTAAAGATAATGAAGATTATAAATCTTTAATGTCTCTAAAAGCACAGGGAATGAACGTAAGTATTTACTATACTGGGGATACAGAATCTATCGATGAAGTAATTGCTTTTGGTTACGGTAATGAAATAGGAGTAGGAGTTGCCCGTTTATTAGGCGACAATATGAATCCTGCTAAAATTATAGAAATGATGAACAACGTTAAATTTGATGGAGACAACGTAAACCTAGAGCAATTTAGTGCCATTTTTAAAGGTAAATAA
- a CDS encoding DUF4252 domain-containing protein: MKKIAILIALVVAPMVTSAQSFFDTLEDMNGVDMVVVTKDAFELISKFKNVKVDDNEGMKVFQMIQDLKEFKMFSTKDTDIANKMEAMANAAIKKQNLTQLMRIKDDNSRVKIYVQSTPNKDYVSEVLMFIKGVDKQTSGQADAIVVSLTGNIDINKMSELADTFSKN, translated from the coding sequence ATGAAAAAAATAGCAATATTAATAGCGTTAGTCGTTGCCCCAATGGTAACAAGCGCACAGTCATTTTTTGACACTTTAGAAGATATGAACGGAGTAGACATGGTAGTAGTTACCAAAGATGCTTTTGAATTAATTTCTAAGTTTAAAAATGTTAAAGTAGATGATAACGAAGGCATGAAAGTCTTTCAAATGATTCAAGATTTAAAAGAATTTAAAATGTTTTCTACAAAAGATACAGACATCGCAAATAAAATGGAGGCAATGGCAAATGCTGCAATTAAGAAGCAGAATTTAACACAGTTAATGCGTATTAAAGACGATAATTCTCGTGTAAAAATTTATGTCCAATCTACACCAAATAAAGATTATGTGAGTGAAGTTTTAATGTTTATTAAAGGTGTTGATAAACAAACAAGTGGACAGGCAGACGCGATTGTTGTTTCTTTAACAGGAAACATAGATATTAATAAAATGTCTGAATTAGCAGACACTTTTTCTAAAAATTAA
- a CDS encoding RNA polymerase sigma factor, translated as MNQSDFLKVVLPFKDKVFRLAKRLLVSTEEAEDATQELIFKLWKSKEKIADYKNVEAFAMTMTKNYCYDRLKSKQASNLTLIHSNYKEKDTSLDKQVEHRDSVNQVHQLIAALPEQQKIIIQLRDIEQYDFDEICKMVDMKPTAVRVALSRARKTIREQLIKKHNYGVS; from the coding sequence ATGAACCAGTCAGACTTTTTAAAAGTTGTTTTACCCTTTAAGGATAAAGTCTTCCGTTTAGCAAAAAGACTTTTAGTTTCTACAGAAGAAGCTGAAGATGCTACACAAGAGCTGATCTTTAAATTATGGAAAAGCAAAGAAAAGATTGCTGATTATAAAAATGTTGAAGCGTTTGCTATGACCATGACAAAAAACTATTGTTATGATCGTTTAAAAAGTAAACAAGCAAGTAATTTAACATTAATACACAGTAATTATAAAGAAAAAGATACGTCTTTAGATAAGCAAGTAGAACATCGAGACAGTGTAAACCAAGTGCACCAATTGATAGCAGCATTGCCAGAGCAACAAAAAATTATTATTCAATTAAGAGATATTGAACAATATGATTTTGATGAAATCTGCAAAATGGTAGATATGAAACCTACTGCAGTACGAGTAGCATTGTCTAGAGCAAGAAAAACAATAAGAGAACAATTAATTAAAAAACATAACTATGGAGTTAGCTAA
- a CDS encoding S41 family peptidase codes for MKFKLFPKIIFVFIVSLLFFNCDKSEDGIPTDLEVENFVWGGLNAYYLWQSDVPDLSDLRFSNQNQLNSYLEGFSSPENLFDNLLYTAENGYPANEKGYDRFSWIVDDYVALENAFQGITVSNGMDFQLYLENGSTTNVYGVVRYVVPGSDAKTQGVLRGMVFSSVDGTQITANNYQDLLFGTNTDYTINLADFNGGNPILNGTSIALSKIQLQENPVAIVETFTEGTKKIGYLLYNQFASSYDSELNAAFGTFKASGLTDLIVDLRYNGGGSVQTATYLGSMITTESNTTVFSKQVWNEKVMENNDASNFINYFTDKITDTNESINSLNLSTVYFIVSEDTASASELVINALSAYIDVKLVGTQTVGKQVGSITLYDSEGYGRNGADLNTNHTYAMQPIVLEIKNANEENNPNGYTAEVQLEEDFGLDTGVINLGELGSKTEPLLARTIQYITTGARSTGKTITTFNKNKITNSKLQRPFANEMYVDFK; via the coding sequence ATGAAGTTTAAATTATTCCCTAAAATAATATTTGTTTTCATTGTTTCTCTACTCTTTTTTAACTGTGATAAAAGTGAAGATGGCATTCCCACTGATTTAGAAGTTGAAAATTTTGTTTGGGGAGGTCTAAATGCTTACTATTTATGGCAAAGTGATGTTCCTGATTTGTCTGACTTACGTTTTAGCAATCAGAATCAATTAAATAGTTATTTAGAAGGTTTTTCATCTCCAGAAAATTTATTTGATAATTTATTATATACAGCAGAGAATGGTTATCCAGCAAATGAAAAGGGTTATGATCGTTTTTCTTGGATTGTTGATGATTATGTTGCTTTAGAAAATGCTTTTCAGGGAATTACTGTAAGCAACGGAATGGACTTTCAATTATATTTAGAAAACGGAAGTACTACCAATGTTTATGGCGTTGTTAGATATGTAGTACCTGGTTCTGATGCAAAAACACAAGGAGTTTTAAGAGGTATGGTTTTTAGTAGTGTTGATGGAACTCAAATTACAGCAAATAATTATCAAGATTTATTATTTGGTACAAATACAGATTACACCATTAATTTAGCCGATTTTAATGGTGGAAACCCAATTTTAAACGGTACTTCTATTGCTTTAAGTAAAATTCAATTACAAGAAAACCCAGTAGCAATTGTAGAAACTTTTACTGAAGGAACTAAAAAAATTGGATATTTATTATACAACCAATTTGCAAGTTCTTATGATAGTGAATTAAACGCTGCTTTTGGGACTTTTAAGGCAAGTGGACTTACAGATTTAATCGTAGATTTACGCTACAATGGTGGTGGATCTGTGCAAACAGCAACGTATTTAGGTAGTATGATTACTACAGAGTCTAATACAACTGTTTTTTCTAAACAAGTTTGGAATGAAAAAGTAATGGAAAATAATGATGCTAGTAATTTTATAAATTATTTTACCGATAAAATTACAGATACAAACGAATCTATCAATAGTTTAAACCTTTCTACTGTCTATTTTATTGTTTCCGAAGATACCGCATCTGCATCTGAATTGGTTATAAATGCTTTAAGTGCTTATATTGATGTAAAATTAGTGGGTACACAAACTGTGGGTAAGCAAGTAGGATCTATTACCTTATATGATTCTGAAGGTTATGGAAGAAATGGTGCAGACTTAAACACCAATCACACCTACGCAATGCAACCTATTGTTTTAGAAATAAAAAATGCTAATGAAGAAAATAATCCTAATGGATATACAGCAGAAGTTCAATTGGAAGAAGATTTTGGTCTAGATACTGGTGTTATAAATTTAGGTGAATTAGGAAGTAAAACAGAACCTTTATTAGCGAGAACTATTCAATATATAACTACTGGAGCTAGATCTACAGGAAAAACGATAACTACTTTCAATAAAAATAAAATTACCAATTCTAAATTACAAAGACCTTTTGCAAACGAAATGTATGTAGATTTTAAATAA
- a CDS encoding cation:proton antiporter — translation MTGSLLFVAIILLAGAIICVSIAKRLGLSSVLGYLIAGVVIGPYMLGVIGEEGQDIMHISEFGVVIMLFLIGLEIEPKNFWEMRKTILGMGGIQVSLTMLLSYYLFTSFDYESKVALVLSMAVALSSTAIVLQTIKEKGLMHTTSGASAFSILLFQDIVVIFMIGSIPLMASSNSKMPADTHGGHVNLLDGLPMELQTLAIIASVVFIIIAGRYLIVPMLRKVVKSGVRELLIAAAFLIVFGISFVMEYVGLSPALGAFLGGVVLSNSEFKHELESTLEPFKNLMLGLFFIAVGASINFIVIQNNPFTIGGILLAVIFIKAIVLFIVGLVFKLKIDQNLLLTFNLSQVGEFAFVLLSFAFQSSILEQEQLDIMLVVTALTMGITPIASMINERLILPRIGTKESIKRPMDEHTKSEKIILVGFGQFGSTVGRFLKSHDIETTILDHDSNRVDYLRKLGFEVYYGDATRMGLLESAGIAEAKILICAVDNPDAAHQISKQVKKKYPHVELMVRARNRYDAYELVNLGIENIYRETLDTSLTLACDVLTKVGFEKETLKNQVAKFIKYDEESIRRLAAEPKGDDDYIFKKREEYKQQVASLKEDFKRDKQQT, via the coding sequence ATGACAGGAAGTTTACTTTTTGTAGCAATTATATTGTTAGCAGGAGCAATTATTTGCGTGTCTATTGCCAAACGATTGGGCTTAAGTTCTGTTTTAGGCTATTTGATTGCAGGTGTAGTAATTGGACCTTATATGCTAGGAGTTATTGGGGAAGAAGGACAAGATATTATGCATATTTCTGAGTTTGGAGTTGTAATAATGTTGTTTTTAATTGGTCTCGAAATTGAACCAAAGAATTTTTGGGAGATGCGAAAAACCATTTTAGGCATGGGAGGTATACAAGTTTCTCTAACTATGTTGTTGTCTTATTATCTCTTTACTTCTTTTGATTATGAGTCTAAAGTTGCCTTGGTATTATCTATGGCAGTCGCACTTTCTTCTACTGCAATTGTACTACAAACGATAAAAGAAAAAGGATTGATGCATACCACTTCGGGGGCTTCTGCTTTTTCAATTTTACTATTTCAGGATATCGTTGTTATTTTTATGATTGGTTCTATTCCGTTAATGGCGAGTTCTAATTCAAAGATGCCTGCAGATACTCATGGCGGTCATGTAAACTTATTAGATGGTTTGCCAATGGAATTGCAAACACTTGCCATTATTGCATCTGTAGTTTTTATTATTATAGCAGGTCGTTATTTAATTGTACCTATGCTACGTAAAGTTGTAAAATCTGGAGTTAGAGAACTCTTAATTGCAGCTGCTTTTTTAATTGTATTCGGAATTTCCTTTGTAATGGAATACGTTGGCTTGAGTCCGGCATTGGGAGCATTTTTAGGAGGTGTAGTACTATCTAACAGTGAGTTTAAACACGAGCTAGAAAGTACTTTAGAGCCCTTTAAAAACTTAATGTTAGGGTTGTTTTTTATAGCTGTTGGAGCTTCGATTAACTTTATTGTAATTCAAAACAATCCTTTTACTATTGGAGGTATTTTACTTGCCGTTATTTTTATTAAAGCCATTGTTTTATTTATAGTAGGACTTGTTTTTAAATTAAAAATAGATCAAAATTTATTGTTGACTTTTAATTTATCACAAGTAGGGGAGTTTGCTTTTGTATTGTTGTCATTTGCTTTTCAATCTAGTATTTTAGAGCAAGAACAATTAGATATTATGCTTGTAGTTACCGCCTTAACCATGGGGATTACACCTATTGCAAGTATGATTAACGAACGCTTAATTCTTCCTAGAATAGGTACAAAAGAGTCTATAAAAAGACCAATGGACGAACACACTAAATCTGAAAAAATTATATTGGTTGGTTTTGGACAATTTGGTAGTACTGTAGGTCGTTTTTTGAAATCTCATGATATAGAAACCACAATTTTAGATCACGATTCTAATCGTGTAGATTATCTTAGAAAATTAGGTTTTGAAGTGTATTATGGTGATGCAACACGTATGGGATTGTTAGAATCTGCAGGTATTGCAGAAGCAAAGATTTTAATTTGTGCAGTAGACAACCCAGATGCTGCACATCAAATAAGCAAACAGGTTAAGAAAAAATATCCTCATGTAGAATTAATGGTTAGAGCAAGAAACAGATATGATGCTTATGAGTTGGTTAATTTAGGAATTGAAAATATTTATCGTGAAACATTAGATACTTCCTTAACCTTGGCTTGTGATGTTTTAACTAAAGTTGGTTTCGAAAAAGAAACATTAAAAAACCAAGTAGCCAAATTTATTAAGTACGACGAAGAAAGTATAAGGCGTTTGGCCGCTGAACCAAAAGGAGACGATGATTATATATTTAAAAAACGTGAAGAGTATAAACAACAAGTAGCATCTCTTAAAGAAGATTTTAAAAGAGACAAACAACAAACTTAA